Proteins from a genomic interval of Flammeovirgaceae bacterium SG7u.111:
- a CDS encoding bifunctional UDP-N-acetylmuramoyl-tripeptide:D-alanyl-D-alanine ligase/alanine racemase: MNLLQKRYLLTDSRKLISPSESVFFAIDGERHDGHQFIKNLYEKGVREFVVEKELDTETEQLDGIHFYKTESSVGFLQEQASLKRQQFVIPVIGITGSNGKTIVKEWLYQMISPYFSIVKSPKSYNSQIGVPLSVWEMNEHHTLGIFEAGISQVGEMGKLEKVIRPSFGIFTNLGTAHDEGFENQVQKLEEKLALFQQSETLLVSADQDEVVEAAKKLPCNLLSWSAKGKKADIQFEINEPKKLIEARFEEKTTQVFLPFTDAASLENYFHCIATMLYLGMSENQIKAAVSRINPIPMRLSLKRGINDCLLIDDTYNNDLAGLSTALDFLQQQQGKEKRTLILSDFVDARGSKEELYKSVAKQLVSRKIERVIGIGKDMRAYWTLFNDLDYQSFENTAAFFADKRVKFEKEVILIKGARKFSFEKIVAQLEEKVHGTRLEINLETLANNLNLIRSKLDSNTKIMAMVKAFAYGSGSFEIAQLLQYHLVDYLAVAYADEGVALRKQGITMPIMVMNPSKETFPYLLRHKLEPEIYSFSQLRSFIYFLRKFPSYPPVKIHIILDTGMRRLGFESHEIKELANILEQNGDVRVKSIFSHLAAADDPEHETFTRQQIFLFDKLSSELSNQLGYQPIRHILNSAGILNYPDRQFDMVRLGIGLYGIDPRSNPELELHNAATLKTSISQIKEIKKGESVGYGRAFIAAKAMKIATIAIGYADGYDRRFGKGNGKVLVKGKLAPVIGNVCMDMCMIDVSGIEDVSEGEEVIVFGANPSVVELAQAIGTIPYELLTNVSERVKRVFYTE; the protein is encoded by the coding sequence ATGAATCTACTTCAAAAAAGATATTTACTGACCGATAGCCGAAAACTTATCTCGCCCAGCGAATCCGTTTTTTTTGCCATAGACGGGGAAAGGCACGATGGGCATCAGTTCATCAAAAACTTATATGAAAAAGGGGTTCGGGAATTCGTGGTGGAAAAAGAACTGGATACTGAAACAGAACAGCTAGATGGAATCCATTTTTACAAAACTGAAAGCAGCGTTGGTTTTCTACAAGAACAAGCCAGCCTTAAACGCCAACAGTTTGTCATTCCCGTGATCGGGATTACGGGCAGCAATGGAAAGACAATTGTGAAGGAATGGTTATATCAGATGATCAGCCCTTATTTTTCGATAGTAAAAAGTCCTAAAAGCTATAATTCACAAATAGGCGTCCCCCTTTCGGTTTGGGAAATGAACGAGCACCATACGCTGGGCATTTTCGAAGCAGGTATTTCCCAAGTGGGAGAAATGGGAAAGTTGGAAAAAGTGATCCGACCAAGCTTCGGTATCTTCACCAACTTGGGCACAGCTCACGACGAAGGTTTTGAAAACCAAGTACAGAAGTTGGAAGAAAAACTAGCGCTTTTCCAACAGAGCGAAACGCTCTTGGTATCAGCCGATCAGGACGAGGTAGTTGAAGCGGCGAAGAAACTTCCTTGCAACTTGCTCAGCTGGTCGGCCAAGGGCAAGAAAGCGGATATCCAATTTGAAATAAACGAGCCGAAAAAGCTGATAGAAGCGAGGTTCGAGGAAAAAACTACCCAAGTCTTCCTTCCTTTTACCGATGCAGCTTCTTTGGAAAACTATTTCCATTGCATAGCCACTATGCTTTACCTAGGCATGAGTGAAAATCAAATAAAAGCTGCTGTAAGCCGAATCAATCCTATCCCCATGCGGCTTTCCCTCAAGCGGGGCATCAACGATTGTCTTCTCATTGATGATACTTACAACAATGATTTGGCAGGACTTTCCACTGCCTTGGATTTTCTGCAACAGCAACAGGGGAAGGAAAAGAGAACACTGATTCTCTCTGATTTTGTAGATGCGAGAGGATCAAAAGAAGAGCTTTACAAATCCGTAGCTAAGCAACTTGTTTCCAGAAAGATAGAAAGGGTAATCGGGATTGGAAAAGACATGCGTGCTTATTGGACGCTATTCAATGACCTCGACTACCAAAGTTTTGAAAACACGGCAGCCTTCTTTGCGGATAAGCGGGTGAAATTTGAAAAGGAAGTGATCTTGATAAAAGGTGCTAGAAAGTTTTCCTTCGAGAAAATAGTGGCGCAATTGGAGGAAAAAGTCCATGGTACTCGATTGGAAATCAACTTGGAAACTTTGGCAAACAACCTCAACCTTATCCGGTCGAAACTTGATTCCAACACAAAGATCATGGCGATGGTAAAAGCTTTTGCCTACGGAAGCGGAAGCTTTGAAATAGCCCAATTGCTCCAATACCACTTAGTCGATTACTTGGCGGTTGCTTATGCCGATGAAGGCGTTGCCCTGCGCAAACAGGGAATCACTATGCCCATTATGGTGATGAATCCCTCTAAAGAAACTTTCCCCTACTTACTCAGACATAAGCTTGAGCCTGAAATCTATAGTTTTTCCCAGCTCCGCTCTTTCATATATTTCCTAAGGAAGTTTCCTTCTTACCCTCCCGTTAAAATCCACATTATTTTGGATACAGGGATGCGACGCCTCGGCTTTGAAAGCCATGAAATAAAAGAACTGGCAAACATACTGGAACAGAATGGCGATGTGCGGGTAAAAAGCATCTTTTCCCACTTAGCTGCGGCTGATGATCCTGAACACGAAACTTTTACCCGTCAACAAATCTTTCTTTTTGACAAACTATCCAGCGAACTTTCAAATCAGCTGGGCTACCAACCTATTCGCCATATATTGAACTCAGCAGGTATCTTGAACTATCCCGATAGGCAATTTGACATGGTGAGGCTTGGCATCGGGCTGTATGGAATTGACCCGAGAAGCAACCCAGAGCTTGAACTGCATAATGCCGCTACTTTGAAAACATCGATTTCCCAAATAAAGGAAATTAAAAAGGGCGAAAGTGTAGGCTACGGAAGAGCATTCATCGCTGCCAAAGCAATGAAAATAGCCACCATTGCCATCGGTTATGCCGACGGCTACGACCGAAGGTTTGGCAAGGGGAATGGAAAAGTGCTGGTGAAAGGAAAGTTAGCTCCCGTAATTGGAAATGTCTGCATGGATATGTGCATGATTGATGTTTCGGGGATTGAGGATGTGAGTGAAGGGGAAGAAGTGATCGTTTTTGGGGCGAACCCGAGCGTAGTTGAGCTCGCCCAAGCCATTGGCACTATTCCTTACGAACTGCTCACCAATGTGAGCGAACGGGTGAAGCGGGTGTTTTATACGGAGTGA
- a CDS encoding aminotransferase class V-fold PLP-dependent enzyme, whose translation MNRADFILQLSGLCMIPEITKGKQVQKITKPNDQMSEESFWEKVRSQFNVDNSYIDLRAHAASPIPSGTFEEFSQNYGHVQSFPSIRNHEVAEGNKELLRVKIAKELNCSFEEVALMRSTTEALNNALMGFPFENGDEVLASVHEYDSMMGSLYQRQKRDGIEVKRVEIPYQPTSKEQIIECFKKSATPKTKLILISHMVWISGQIYPIEEICQWARSKGIATVVDAAQSFSHLNIDVTKISCDYLGASLHKWCAAPLGSGFLYIRKENIPATYPLFGHYHYNADAPRIEKFENFGSITPVFEACNFSLDFWEKIGYEAKRNRMQILKEYWINKLSAIPEIEIVTNIDAEHSCGIAYFSIENQSATDIKNKLFDQYKIVVQSIENYKNSNVDYQSVNVIGIATPVFILPEHLDVFADGIKELVST comes from the coding sequence ATGAATAGAGCAGACTTTATTTTACAACTATCGGGGCTATGTATGATTCCAGAAATCACAAAAGGAAAACAAGTACAGAAAATTACCAAACCCAATGACCAGATGAGTGAAGAATCGTTTTGGGAGAAGGTTAGAAGCCAATTTAACGTAGATAATAGTTACATTGACCTTAGGGCTCATGCTGCTAGCCCTATTCCTTCTGGCACATTTGAGGAGTTTAGCCAAAACTATGGGCATGTCCAATCTTTCCCTTCTATTCGAAACCATGAAGTGGCAGAAGGCAATAAGGAGTTGTTGAGAGTGAAAATTGCCAAAGAATTGAATTGCTCTTTTGAGGAAGTGGCATTAATGCGAAGCACTACAGAAGCTCTTAATAATGCATTGATGGGTTTCCCTTTTGAAAATGGGGACGAGGTATTGGCATCTGTTCATGAATATGATAGCATGATGGGTAGTTTGTATCAACGGCAAAAAAGAGATGGGATTGAAGTGAAAAGAGTAGAAATACCGTACCAACCCACATCAAAAGAGCAAATTATTGAATGTTTTAAAAAAAGTGCCACACCCAAAACAAAACTGATTTTGATTTCGCACATGGTTTGGATTAGCGGTCAAATCTATCCCATAGAAGAGATATGTCAATGGGCAAGGTCAAAAGGAATTGCTACTGTAGTTGATGCTGCGCAAAGTTTTTCACATTTAAACATCGATGTTACAAAAATTAGTTGCGATTATTTAGGCGCATCGCTACATAAGTGGTGTGCTGCACCGCTCGGGAGTGGCTTTTTGTACATTAGAAAAGAAAATATTCCTGCAACGTATCCGCTATTTGGGCACTATCATTACAATGCAGATGCTCCAAGGATAGAAAAATTTGAGAATTTCGGATCAATTACCCCTGTTTTTGAAGCCTGTAATTTCAGCCTCGACTTTTGGGAAAAAATTGGTTACGAGGCGAAAAGAAATAGGATGCAAATTTTAAAAGAATACTGGATAAATAAATTAAGTGCTATACCAGAGATAGAAATAGTCACTAACATAGATGCAGAGCACTCCTGTGGAATCGCTTATTTTTCAATTGAAAACCAGAGTGCTACTGATATAAAAAATAAGCTTTTTGACCAATACAAAATTGTAGTTCAATCAATTGAGAACTATAAAAATAGTAATGTGGATTATCAAAGTGTCAATGTGATTGGAATTGCCACACCTGTCTTCATATTACCCGAACACCTAGACGTTTTTGCAGATGGTATTAAAGAGTTAGTTAGTACTTAA
- a CDS encoding D-2-hydroxyacid dehydrogenase, with protein MKIVVLDGFTLNPGDLSWEGLEQLGSCEIYKRTKPKKLLERAQEADILLTNKVVLSKETIAQLPKLKYIGVLATGYNVVDTAAAKNAGIVVTSIPAYSTESVAQLVFSFILHYTQNVGSHADSVANGDWAKSKDFCYVLSPQREIAGKTLGIIGFGRIGQAVARIAEGFQMKVIYQNRSKKQVEGLKASQVELDELLAQSDFISVNCPLTEANKGFINKETISKMKSSAFLINTGRGPLINEEDLADALDKGLIAGAGLDVLSQEPPSKNNPLVGVRNCFITPHIAWSTIEARQRLLEMAIGNVKAFQEGNPTNVVWDNE; from the coding sequence ATGAAAATTGTAGTACTAGATGGTTTCACCCTAAACCCAGGTGACCTTTCTTGGGAAGGCTTAGAGCAGCTGGGGTCTTGTGAAATTTACAAACGCACCAAGCCTAAAAAATTATTAGAACGCGCTCAAGAAGCTGATATCCTTCTTACAAACAAAGTGGTTCTTTCTAAGGAAACCATTGCCCAACTTCCCAAACTAAAATATATTGGCGTTTTGGCTACGGGCTACAATGTAGTTGATACAGCAGCTGCGAAAAATGCAGGAATAGTGGTGACAAGTATCCCTGCTTATAGTACAGAGTCGGTAGCGCAATTAGTCTTCTCTTTCATCTTACATTATACTCAAAATGTAGGAAGCCATGCCGATTCGGTAGCCAATGGAGATTGGGCAAAGAGTAAGGATTTCTGTTATGTGCTCAGTCCTCAGCGAGAGATAGCTGGAAAAACCTTGGGTATTATAGGATTTGGGAGAATAGGGCAGGCGGTTGCCAGAATAGCTGAAGGTTTTCAGATGAAGGTGATTTACCAAAACAGAAGCAAGAAGCAAGTAGAGGGTCTCAAAGCATCCCAAGTGGAGCTCGACGAACTACTGGCTCAAAGCGATTTTATTAGCGTGAACTGCCCGCTTACCGAAGCCAACAAAGGCTTTATCAACAAAGAAACAATTTCTAAAATGAAGTCCTCGGCATTTTTGATCAATACAGGAAGAGGTCCGCTTATAAATGAAGAAGATTTGGCTGATGCGCTTGATAAGGGGCTAATTGCCGGAGCTGGGTTAGACGTGCTTTCGCAAGAACCTCCTTCTAAAAATAACCCGCTTGTAGGAGTAAGAAATTGTTTTATCACGCCACACATAGCATGGTCGACCATAGAGGCGAGACAACGCTTATTAGAAATGGCTATTGGAAATGTAAAAGCTTTTCAAGAAGGAAACCCTACCAATGTGGTGTGGGATAATGAATGA
- the folB gene encoding dihydroneopterin aldolase, producing the protein MIMGKIALNGLEFFAYHGVYKTERDTGNKFGIDLLVSYDISAAENSDELECTLNYEELYAIVREIMAHPVNLLEHLAYKIANKILDKFDGALDVEVKVKKYNPPIGGICNNACITLKLEK; encoded by the coding sequence ATGATTATGGGGAAAATTGCCTTGAACGGATTGGAGTTCTTTGCTTATCACGGAGTGTACAAAACAGAGCGTGATACGGGAAATAAATTTGGTATCGATTTATTGGTGAGTTATGATATTTCAGCGGCAGAAAACTCCGATGAACTAGAGTGTACCCTAAACTACGAAGAGCTATATGCGATAGTGAGGGAGATTATGGCACATCCGGTCAATCTATTGGAGCATTTAGCTTATAAAATTGCGAATAAGATATTAGATAAATTCGACGGGGCTTTAGACGTAGAAGTCAAAGTGAAAAAATACAACCCGCCAATTGGAGGGATTTGTAACAATGCTTGCATAACCTTGAAACTTGAAAAATAA
- a CDS encoding DivIVA domain-containing protein produces MKNLPVQIRQKSFERRLLGGLKKAEVQSYLENLSSEWENLETENSRLSVELKRMKDMEMSLLQALEQVERNKEETLRQAKKEADLTIKEAELTKDLLVKEAEHKAKEMMMSAKQQHQELVGKQKKETKTLRDDFDIVDKHTDAMIDELNKIMRETSETINRLTKIKKVARYQYAERSIDSSPQMFVNHNSYKAEKFEEKRAKQPVGQKAPSRPQQVTARPAAKHSRPQQEKQQEGTLLQKLQNLNAEAEKPAESQTLHDKFLLDNFLNKAHTA; encoded by the coding sequence ATGAAAAACTTACCTGTACAAATCAGGCAAAAGTCTTTTGAAAGACGTTTGCTAGGTGGCTTAAAGAAAGCCGAAGTTCAATCTTACCTCGAAAACCTTTCTTCTGAGTGGGAAAACTTAGAAACCGAAAACTCTCGCTTATCAGTAGAACTGAAAAGGATGAAAGACATGGAAATGTCTTTGCTTCAAGCCCTAGAACAAGTTGAAAGGAATAAGGAAGAAACCTTGCGCCAAGCGAAAAAGGAAGCTGACTTAACTATTAAGGAAGCGGAGCTTACCAAAGACCTTTTGGTGAAAGAGGCTGAGCACAAGGCCAAGGAAATGATGATGAGTGCAAAACAGCAGCATCAGGAGTTGGTGGGTAAGCAAAAGAAAGAAACCAAAACTCTTCGCGATGATTTTGATATAGTTGATAAGCATACCGATGCGATGATCGACGAATTGAACAAGATCATGAGAGAGACTTCAGAAACTATCAACAGGCTGACGAAAATTAAAAAAGTAGCCCGTTACCAATATGCCGAGCGGAGCATCGACTCTTCTCCGCAGATGTTCGTGAACCATAATTCGTACAAAGCAGAAAAGTTTGAAGAGAAAAGAGCTAAGCAGCCGGTAGGTCAAAAAGCTCCTTCAAGGCCTCAGCAGGTTACTGCCAGGCCTGCGGCAAAGCATTCTCGGCCTCAGCAAGAGAAACAACAAGAAGGAACGTTGCTTCAAAAGCTTCAAAACCTGAATGCAGAAGCTGAAAAACCTGCTGAATCACAAACTCTTCACGATAAGTTTTTGCTTGATAATTTTCTAAATAAGGCACATACTGCTTAA
- a CDS encoding WD40 repeat domain-containing protein, translating to MNKIQVHKKAVFTGHRDCIYAFCEGETSNLFYTSGSDKFVVGWDLEKPDEGKLIAKVDNTVYALCYLPQSNILIVGQNFEGIHFVDLETNKEVGSLKLTDQQIFDIKVFEDKILVGSGDGTVYIISGDGKQIVHKLNLSDKSVRALAVHEERRELAVAYSDHKIRIVDLDSFIVKNELEGHDNSVFAITYSPNGDFLLSGSRDATLKIWDVKLDYKMQESIVAHMYTINHISFRPDGKYFVTCSKDKSVKVWDGETFRLLKVIDKTRHAGHGTSVNKVSWPQNDGLLLSCSDDRSISIWELVFNME from the coding sequence ATGAACAAAATACAAGTACATAAAAAAGCTGTTTTTACGGGGCATCGCGATTGTATTTATGCTTTTTGTGAAGGAGAAACGTCTAACTTGTTTTATACCAGCGGGTCCGACAAGTTTGTGGTTGGGTGGGATTTGGAAAAGCCTGATGAGGGAAAACTCATTGCAAAAGTGGATAATACGGTCTATGCTTTATGCTACTTGCCGCAGTCCAACATCCTTATTGTAGGGCAGAACTTTGAAGGAATCCATTTTGTAGACCTAGAGACAAACAAGGAAGTAGGGTCTCTCAAGCTTACCGACCAACAGATATTCGACATAAAAGTATTTGAAGATAAAATATTGGTAGGAAGCGGTGATGGCACGGTATATATAATAAGCGGCGACGGTAAGCAGATAGTACATAAGCTGAACTTATCGGACAAATCGGTTCGGGCTTTGGCGGTACATGAAGAGAGAAGGGAGTTGGCCGTGGCATATAGCGATCATAAAATTCGGATCGTCGATCTAGATTCTTTTATAGTGAAGAATGAACTGGAAGGACATGATAACTCTGTATTTGCCATAACTTACAGCCCTAATGGTGATTTCCTCCTCAGTGGGAGCAGAGATGCCACACTCAAGATTTGGGATGTGAAACTGGATTATAAAATGCAGGAATCGATAGTGGCGCATATGTACACCATCAATCATATTTCCTTCCGTCCCGACGGAAAGTATTTTGTGACCTGTAGCAAGGATAAATCGGTGAAGGTATGGGATGGGGAAACGTTCAGGTTGCTGAAGGTGATAGATAAAACCAGGCATGCTGGGCATGGCACTTCGGTAAATAAAGTAAGTTGGCCGCAAAACGATGGCTTGCTTCTTTCATGTTCTGATGACAGATCCATTTCAATTTGGGAATTAGTATTTAATATGGAATAA
- a CDS encoding 4'-phosphopantetheinyl transferase superfamily protein has protein sequence MPLLKENQVKQGVYWGIWNITESEEHLHQAYPFEEVKSELGNIKIELRRKQWLAGRILVGELLKKRSLPFEGIWKDQHEKAFLKDSNFSISLSHSGDYAVAIVDEYKSTGIDIEMVQPKIHRVAGRILNEAEMNLAGENTKELTAYWCAKEALYKLYGKREVIFKEELFIEKPNGDSNFMGKVRKNGFNKNIPMKADEFGDFMIVHSH, from the coding sequence ATGCCATTGTTGAAAGAAAATCAGGTGAAGCAAGGAGTTTATTGGGGCATCTGGAACATCACCGAATCTGAGGAACACCTCCATCAGGCATATCCTTTTGAAGAAGTGAAGTCTGAGCTTGGAAATATAAAAATAGAGCTCCGAAGGAAGCAATGGCTAGCAGGAAGGATATTGGTTGGCGAATTATTGAAAAAACGATCGCTACCCTTTGAAGGAATCTGGAAAGACCAGCACGAAAAGGCTTTTCTGAAAGATTCTAATTTCAGCATCTCCCTCTCCCACTCGGGCGACTACGCCGTGGCCATTGTAGATGAATACAAATCGACAGGAATTGATATTGAAATGGTACAGCCTAAGATCCACCGTGTAGCAGGCAGGATTTTGAACGAAGCAGAAATGAACCTTGCAGGAGAAAACACCAAAGAACTGACCGCCTACTGGTGCGCCAAGGAAGCACTTTACAAGCTGTACGGAAAACGAGAAGTAATTTTTAAAGAAGAGCTTTTTATTGAAAAGCCAAATGGGGACTCAAACTTTATGGGAAAAGTGAGGAAAAACGGGTTCAACAAAAACATTCCGATGAAAGCCGATGAGTTTGGCGACTTCATGATTGTCCATTCACATTAA
- a CDS encoding DEAD/DEAH box helicase encodes MSFNNLGLSEPLLKAVSEKGYTTPSPIQEKAIPLILEGKDVLASAQTGTGKTAGFTLPLLQNLSRGQALRHRPVRALVLTPTRELAAQVYDNVKAYSKYLDIRSTVIFGGVNANPQIRTLRQGVDVLVATPGRLLDLHNQKVFRLDKVEILVLDEADRMLDMGFLRDIKKVMDLMPPKRQNLLFSATFSKEIKKLANSILHKPVSVEAAPENTTAEKVDQIVYRVDKGRKPALLVKLVSEGNWEQVLVFTRTKHGANRLSEKLSKSGISSAAIHGNKSQGARTTALKGFKQGRVRVLVATDIAARGLDIPLLPHVVNFELPNVPEDYVHRIGRTGRAGASGEAISLVSADEVDYVRGIERLLGEKLQSEIIEGFEPTPGANAKPQKPATSARGGGGGDQQRKPKTQGGNRRRFGSNRGGSDHDSGGNSGNFRRRNSKRS; translated from the coding sequence ATGTCATTTAACAATTTAGGATTATCCGAGCCATTGCTAAAAGCAGTGAGCGAAAAAGGATACACAACCCCATCACCCATCCAAGAAAAAGCTATCCCACTAATTTTAGAAGGAAAAGATGTTTTGGCTTCGGCGCAGACGGGAACAGGAAAAACAGCAGGATTCACCCTGCCACTTTTGCAAAACCTTTCGAGAGGTCAGGCACTTAGGCACAGACCAGTCCGAGCACTGGTACTAACCCCTACTAGGGAACTTGCCGCCCAAGTTTACGACAACGTGAAGGCTTATAGCAAATATTTAGATATCCGCTCTACAGTGATATTTGGAGGCGTAAATGCCAATCCGCAGATCAGAACCCTTAGGCAGGGAGTGGATGTGCTGGTAGCTACTCCTGGTCGCTTATTGGATCTTCATAACCAAAAGGTATTTAGGCTAGACAAAGTAGAAATACTGGTGCTAGACGAAGCTGACAGGATGCTCGACATGGGCTTTTTGAGAGATATCAAAAAAGTAATGGACTTGATGCCACCTAAAAGGCAAAACCTACTTTTCTCGGCAACTTTCTCCAAAGAGATAAAAAAACTTGCCAATAGCATCTTGCACAAACCAGTTTCGGTAGAAGCAGCTCCTGAAAACACCACGGCGGAAAAAGTTGATCAAATTGTCTATCGCGTTGACAAAGGAAGAAAACCTGCGCTACTCGTTAAGTTAGTTTCGGAAGGAAACTGGGAGCAAGTGTTGGTCTTTACCCGCACTAAGCACGGGGCAAATAGGCTGAGCGAAAAACTGAGCAAAAGCGGAATTAGCTCAGCAGCTATCCATGGTAACAAAAGCCAAGGGGCGAGAACAACAGCCCTGAAAGGGTTTAAACAAGGAAGAGTCAGGGTTCTGGTAGCCACTGACATTGCTGCCCGTGGTCTTGACATTCCCCTACTCCCACACGTAGTAAATTTTGAACTGCCCAACGTACCTGAAGATTATGTTCACCGAATAGGCAGGACAGGTAGAGCTGGCGCAAGTGGCGAAGCCATTTCGCTTGTAAGCGCAGACGAAGTCGACTATGTACGAGGAATAGAACGCTTATTGGGCGAAAAGCTCCAAAGCGAAATTATAGAAGGGTTTGAACCTACTCCAGGAGCCAATGCCAAACCACAAAAACCTGCTACTTCGGCAAGAGGTGGCGGCGGCGGTGACCAGCAAAGGAAACCAAAAACCCAAGGTGGAAACAGAAGAAGGTTTGGTAGCAACCGAGGTGGAAGCGACCACGACAGCGGAGGAAATAGTGGAAACTTCAGACGAAGAAACAGCAAACGCTCTTAA